A genomic region of Danio aesculapii chromosome 21, fDanAes4.1, whole genome shotgun sequence contains the following coding sequences:
- the barhl1b gene encoding barH-like homeobox 1b codes for MEASTNGSSFGIDSLLSHRPGSPVISKGDSLVGECRSPLEFSPRSDLESGCSSPPSPRRECGEDAAQRQGHPLAYASHLQHGPISAGSQPRTVTSSFLIRDILADCKPLAACAPYSSNGQPTQEAGRLASKIADDLIEKIHSNSSSDSEYKVKEEGDREISSSRDSPQVRLKKPRKARTAFTDHQLAQLERSFERQKYLSVQDRMELAASLNLTDTQVKTWYQNRRTKWKRQTAVGLELLAEAGNYSALQRMFPSPYFYPQSLVSNLDPGAALYLYRGPSAPPPALQRPLVPRILLHGLQGASEPPPPLPPLSGVLPRPTPPR; via the exons ATGGAAGCGTCCACCAACGGCTCCAGTTTTGGAATCGACTCCCTGCTGTCCCACAGGCCCGGAAGCCCAGTCATCTCGAAAGGGGACAGTTTGGTTGGGGAATGCCGGTCCCCGCTGGAGTTCAGCCCCAGGTCAGACTTAGAGAGCGGTTGTTCTTCTCCTCCGTCTCCGAGGCGGGAGTGCGGTGAGGATGCGGCGCAAAGACAGGGTCACCCGCTCGCTTACGCGTCCCATTTGCAACACGGGCCGATCTCCGCTGGATCGCAACCTCGGACTGTCACTTCATCCTTTTTAATAAGAGACATTCTTGCTGACTGTAAACCCTTAGCGGCGTGCGCTCCTTATTCCAGCAACGGCCAGCCGACACAGGAGGCAGGGAGACTGGCATCTAAAATAGCAGACGACTTAATCGAAAAGATCCACAGTAACTCATCGTCAGACAGTGAATACAAAG TAAAAGAGGAGGGCGACAGGGAGATCTCGAGCAGCCGAGACAGCCCACAGGTTCGCCTGAAGAAGCCACGGAAAGCGCGGACTGCCTTCACTGACCATCAGCTCGCCCAGCTGGAGCGCAGTTTTGAGCGTCAGAAGTACCTGAGCGTGCAGGACAGGATGGAGCTGGCAGCATCTCTCAACCTGACCGACACGCAGGTCAAAACCTGGTACCAGAACAGGAG GACAAAGTGGAAGAGGCAAACGGCGGTCGGACTGGAATTGTTAGCAGAGGCTGGAAATTACTCTGCGCTGCAAAGGATGTTCCCTTCGCCGTATTTCTACCCTCAAAGCCTGGTGTCGAATCTGGACCCTGGAGCAGCGCTCTACTTATACAGGGGACCTTCGGCGCCCCCGCCGGCACTGCAGCGTCCTCTCGTTCCCCGGATTCTCCTGCACGGTCTCCAGGGCGCCAGCGAGCCGCCGCCGCCTCTGCCCCCCCTCTCCGGTGTGTTGCCCAGACCAACACCACCGCGATGA